In Rutidosis leptorrhynchoides isolate AG116_Rl617_1_P2 unplaced genomic scaffold, CSIRO_AGI_Rlap_v1 contig79, whole genome shotgun sequence, a genomic segment contains:
- the LOC139885110 gene encoding glutathione S-transferase-like gives MAIAPAKVYGPAFSTAVSRVLACLIEKDVQFELIPVNMAKAEHKKPDYLKIQPFGQVPAFQDESTSLFESRAICRYICEKHHDKGYNGLYGTNPLAKASIDQWLEAEGQSFNPPSSVLVFQLAFAPRMKIKQDEKLIRQNEDKLSKLLDIYDKRLGESRFLAGEDFSLADLSHLPNAHYLVNATDRKELFTSRKNVERWWSEISNRDSWNKVVDMQKQK, from the exons ATGGCGATTGCTCCGGCGAAAGTGTACGGACCGGCCTTTTCGACGGCGGTGTCGAGGGTGCTTGCCTGCCTCATAGAGAAAGATGTTCAGTTTGAGCTTATCCCGGTCAACATGGCCAAAGCCGAACACAAGAAGCCTGACTACCTCAAGATTCAG CCATTCGGCCAAGTTCCAGCTTTTCAAGATGAGAGCACCTCCCTCTTCG AATCCAGAGCAATATGTAGGTACATTTGCGAAAAACACCATGACAAAGGTTACAACGGTCTTTACGGAACGAATCCTTTGGCCAAAGCTTCGATTGACCAATGGCTAGAAGCCGAAGGGCAGAGCTTCAACCCACCGAGCTCTGTCCTTGTCTTCCAACTAGCATTCGCTCCTCGGATGAAGATCAAGCAAGACGAGAAACTGATAAGACAGAACGAAGATAAGCTTTCCAAATTGCTCGATATTTACGATAAGAGGCTTGGAGAGAGCAGGTTTCTTGCAGGAGAAGATTTCTCTTTGGCTGATCTCTCTCACTTGCCTAATGCACATTATCTCGTGAATGCAACTGACAGGAAAGAATTGTTCACTTCAAGGAAGAATGTCGAGAGATGGTGGAGCGAGATCTCGAATAGAGATTCCTGGAACAAGGTTGTTGATATGCAGAAACAAAAGTAA
- the LOC139885112 gene encoding glutathione S-transferase APIC-like codes for MEDVAYLAPLKIEQVDPMSCSNFPPALSPARKQFFRLLAPARLRIGKDTDEDQARRETDKTVQIEAFQSARYDKRLGESRFLEGEDFSLADLSHLLNAHYLVNATDIKELFTSRKNVERWWNQISSRDSWNKVVDMHKQK; via the exons ATGGAGGATGTGGCATATCTAGCTCCGTTGAAGATCGAACAAGTTGACCCTATGTCATGCT CTAATTTTCCTCCTGCACTGTCTCCGGCAAGAAAGCAATTCTTCAGATTACTAGCCCCAGCACGCCTTCGTATTGGCAAGGATACGGATGAAGATCAAGCACGACGAGAAACTGATAAGACAGTACAAATAGAAGCTTTCCAAAGTGCTCGTTACGATAAGAGGCTTGGAGAGAGCAGGTTCCTTGAAGGAGAAGATTTCTCTTTGGCTGATCTATCTCACTTGCTTAATGCACATTATCTCGTGAATGCAACTGATATAAAAGAATTGTTCACTTCCAGGAAGAATGTCGAGAGATGGTGGAACCAGATCTCGAGCAGAGATTCCTGGAACAAGGTTGTTGATATGCATAAGCAAAAGTAA
- the LOC139885114 gene encoding peptidyl-prolyl cis-trans isomerase FKBP17-1, chloroplastic-like: MVIQCIASATPLHVPHHRHPNVSISSSQPSPSFSSSSPESITTITRRSSLVSVISTTTLSIFTQLAVPPPPSKSAVITDFVEIPNSGGVKALDLRVGTGPVPVDGDQVAIHYYGRLAAKQGWRFDSTYDHKDDTGEPLPFVFTLGSGNVISGIETAVRSMKASGLRRVIIPPSQGYQNTSQEPLPPNYFDRQRLFTTIFNPTRLANGEGSTLGTLIFDIELVSVRH; encoded by the exons atggtgATCCAGTGCATCGCATCAGCAACTCCTCTCCATGTTCCTCATCATCGTCATCCTAACGTCAGCATATCATCATCTCAACCATCGccgtctttttcttcctcttcgccGGAAAGTATAACGACGATAACAAGAAGGAGCTCGTTAGTCTCTGTAATATCCACAACGACGCTTTCGATATTCACACAGTTAGCAGTCCCTCCTCCTCCTTCGAAATCGGCTGTTATTACAGACTTCGTCGAGATTCCGAATTCCGGTGGCGTCAAGGCCCTCGACCTCCGTGTCGGAACCGGTCCTGTCCCTGTAGACGGTGACCAG GTAGCAATACACTACTATGGAAGATTAGCAGCCAAACAGGGATGGAGGTTTGATTCAACTTATGATCATAAAGACGATACTGGGGAACCGTTGCCGTTCGTCTTCACTCTAGGTTCTGGAAAC GTCATTTCAGGAATCGAAACAGCTGTGAGATCGATGAAAGCTTCTGGTCTCCGGCGTGTCATCATCCCACCATCACAAGGATATCAAAACACATCACAAGAACCATTGCCACCAAAT TATTTTGACAGACAGAGGCTTTTTACCACCATTTTCAACCCGACTCGTCTAGCAAATGGAGAAGGCTCGACACTTGGTacgttgatatttgatatagagttGGTGAGCGTGAGGCACTAG
- the LOC139885120 gene encoding exocyst complex component EXO84C, which yields MESSDEEDDFPSLESITPQTKIDSLYQSHTEKGIRQLCCELLDLKDGVENLCADMRTKYLAFLRISEEVVEMEHEMTDLRKHISAQGILVQDLMTGVGRELEDWNRANSNIDEAQQDPETCEDNDLSLYESENLSYEFLDKIDVLLAEHNLEETIDAIETEEKNSPDLRSSADNTSTESSAYKSAFLQRKVMLEDQLVEISERPSVGVSELRMALYGLIKLGKGPLAHQQLLKSYGARLQKNIEVFLPSCSVCTKTFSATLARIVFSIISLTTKESGLIFGDNPAYTNRVVQWAEWKIEYFVRLVKEHAPSSETISALHSASICVEASLNYCLMLESQGLKLSKLLLVLLRPYLEEVLELNFRRARKTILDWTEVDDSLLVSPHFVSPLSIFATSPDNVLVDSGVRFMYTVEDLLHQLKPLTILHFGGNVLTRISQLFNKYIDALNKALPGPSDDDNLAELKETIPFRAETDSEQLALLGVAFTIVDELLPTVVKGVWSSKNGKKEPENDNVVPDANITVELKDWKRLLLHSFEELRDHFCRQYVLSFIYSREGKTRLNAQIYLAENREDLYWGSHPLPSLPFQALFAKLQQLATVAGDVLLGKEKLQKILLARLTETVVMWLSDEQEFWGVLEDDSASLKPLGLQQLILDMHFTVEIARFAGYPSRHVHQIASSIIARAIRTFSGRGIHPQSALPEDEWFVETAKTAINKLLLGPDGSEGSEIDDDDHIVIHDDIESDSDDTVSSLSTVESFESFASASMAELDSPGFTDPEN from the exons ATGGAAAGCAGTGATGAAGAAGACGACTTTCCATCTTTAGAAAGCATCACTCCTCAGACCAAGATCGATTCACTCTACCAATCCCACACTGAAAAG GGAATCAGACAACTTTGTTGTGAGCTCTTAGATTTAAAGGATGGCGTGGAGAATTTATGTGCGGATATGCGGACTAAGTACCTTGCTTTCTTGAG AATATCTGAAGAAGTTGTGGAGATGGAACACGAGATGACGGATCTGCGAAAGCATATCTCTGCTCAAGGAATTCTTGTACAGGATTTGATGACTGGGGTAGGCCGTGAGTTGGAAGATTGGAATCGAGCTAATAGCAATATTGATGAGGCTCAGCAAGACCCTGAAACTTGTGAAGACAATGATCTATCGCTATATGAATCTGAGAATCTCAGCTACGAGTTCTTGGATAAAATTGATGTTCTCTTGGCTGAACATAACCTGGAGGAAACTATAGATGCCATAGAAACTGAAGAGAAGAACTCTCCTGACCTTAGAAGCTCAGCTGATAATACATCAACTGAATCATCTGCGTATAAATCTGCTTTTTTACAGAGAAAGGTAATGCTTGAGGATCAGCTTGTGGAGATTTCCGAGCGGCCTTCTGTTGGTGTCAGTGAATTGAGGATGGCATTGTATGGTTTGATCAAACTTGGAAAGGGTCCTTTAGCACATCAGCAGCTGCTGAAATCATATGGTGCTCGACTCCAAAAGAACATTGAAGTTTTTCTTCCATCTTGTTCTGTTTGCACCAAAACCTTTTCAGCCACGCTAGCCAGGATTGTTTTCTCTATCATCTCACTAACAACAAAGGAATCTGGTTTAATATTTGGGGACAATCCTGCATATACCAACAGAGTTGTCCAGTGGGCGGAATGGAAAATTGAATACTTTGTAAGATTGGTTAAAGAGCATGCACCTTCCTCTGAAACCATTTCTGCTTTACATTCTGCTAGCATTTGTGTTGAGGCTAGTCTGAACTACTGCTTAATGTTGGAATCACAAGGTCTGAAATTGTCAAAGTTGCTTTTAGTGCTCTTACGGCCCTACCTCGAGGAAGTTCTAGAGTTGAATTTCAGACGGGCTAGAAAGACCATTCTTGACTGGACAGAAGTTGATGATAGCTTGCTGGTGTCACCTCACTTTGTCTCCCCATTGTCAATATTCGCAACTTCTCCAGATAATGTGCTTGTCGATAGTGGAGTGAGATTTATGTACACAGTGGAA GATTTATTGCATCAGCTCAAACCCCTGACTATTTTGCATTTTGGAGGAAATGTATTGACTAGAATCTCTCAGCTGTTTAATAAGTACATCGACGCCCTGAATAAAGCCCTTCCAGGCCCATCCGATGATGATAATCTAGCAGAGCTAAAAGAGACAATACCTTTTAGAGCTGAGACAGATTCAGAACAGCTTGCTCTTTTGGGAGTGGCGTTTACTATTGTTGATGAACTTCTGCCAACTGTAGTGAAAGGGGTTTGGAGTTCTAAGAATGGAAAGAAGGAACCAGAAAACGACAACGTTGTACCCGATGCAAATATTACAGTGGAATTGAAGGATTGGAAGCGGCTCCTTCTACATTCCTTCGAGGAGCTTCGAGATCACTTTTGTCGTCAGTATGTTTTAAGTTTTATCTATTCCAGAGAAGGCAAAACAAGATTGAATGCCCAAATTTATTTAGCTGAGAACAGGGAGGACTTATATTGGGGCTCTCATCCTCTTCCTTCATTACCTTTCCAG GCATTATTTGCAAAGCTGCAACAATTGGCAACGGTAGCTGGGGATGTTTTACTTGGAAAAGAGAAATTACAAAAGATATTACTAGCTAGACTAACTGAAACCGTTGTAATGTGGTTGTCTGATGAACAAGAGTTCTGGGGTGTGTTGGAGGATGACTCAGCTTCCCTAAAGCCACTCGGTTTGCAGCAATTAATTCTTGACATGCACTTCACCGTAGAAATTGCTCGTTTTGCCGGATACCCTTCTCGACATGTCCACCAAATCGCATCTTCTATCATTGCTAGAGCAATTAGGACATTCTCTGGTAGAGGCATACACCCACAAAG TGCACTCCCTGAGGATGAATGGTTTGTCGAAACTGCAAAGACGGCAATCAATAAACTTCTTCTGGGTCCAGATGGTTCAGAGGGGTCTGAAATTGACGACGATGATCACATAGTTATACATGATGACATAGAATCTGATTCGGACGACACTGTTTCTTCTCTGTCAACCGTAGAGTCTTTCGAATCTTTTGCTTCTGCCAGTATGGCAGAGCTGGACAGCCCCGGGTTTACCGATCCCGAGAACTAA
- the LOC139885115 gene encoding uncharacterized protein C12B10.15c-like: MEAGDDEHSIGSINLMLKESVPNITNEVHQLPCCIKYDGDACVSHYFKPKPTGVEMDGLKLEEASFRGRKLQGTTIPIPQGYSGLVLGKKSLGNGMRKACDSSEGKGCNWEVKATFEKMTYWNHDSQPSRNDAFLRSFHCLSVAKALHKPVTAEEMVSASIALKKAGE; encoded by the exons ATGGAGGCTGGAGACGACGAACACTCAATTGGGTCAATTAATCTTATGTTGAAGGAATCAGTACCAAATATTACGAATGAAGTTCACCAGCTACCTTGTTGCATCAAATACGACGGTGATGCTTGCGTTTCACACTATTTCAAACCTAAACCCACTG GTGTGGAAATGGATGGCTTGAAACTGGAGGAAGCAAGTTTTAGAGGAAGAAAATTGCAAGGAACAACTATTCCCATTCCTCAAGGATACTCTG GCCTTGTTTTGGGAAAGAAGAGTCTTGGAAATGGAATGAGGAAAGCTTGTGACAGTTCTGAAGGGAAGGGATGTAACTGGGAGGTGAAAGCAACATTTGAAAAAATGACATATTGGAATCATGATAGCCAGCCTTCACGAAATGATGCTTTCCTGCGTTCTTTCCATTGCCTTTCTGTTGCAAAAGCG TTGCACAAGCCAGTGACAGCTGAAGAAATGGTTTCTGCTTCAATTGCTTTGAAGAAAGCTGGTGAATAA
- the LOC139885116 gene encoding LOW QUALITY PROTEIN: lectin-like (The sequence of the model RefSeq protein was modified relative to this genomic sequence to represent the inferred CDS: deleted 2 bases in 2 codons), with translation MSDLTSLLYKGQFLIKLEKQLNSEMGNKPSSESVSPQAQRPNLELPIGSVVAKEVEKPRQIINLPHNYETILRDADQKSTAPCRTSSLPDKLLEQLQAKVYLSQKKRMYWVEKNSIKNCFMLFARDLSITWSDESRYWHWQHQNDCDVSFEAAELVNVCWLEIHGIIDTTMLSPETLYEVAFVIMLKDQAYGWQVPVNVRLGLPSGNKQERVENLMNKPREQWIEIPAGEFRTSPENLGKIEISLFEYQGGIWKKGLVIKGIVIRPKN, from the exons ATGTCTGATCTGACCTCCCTACTCTATAAAGGCCAGTTTCTGATCAAACTGGAAAAACAATTGAACTCAGAAATGGGCAATAAGCCGTCGTCGGAAAGTGTTTCACCTCAAGCACAACGTCCAAATCTCGAGCTTCCGATTGGCAGCGTTGTCGCCAAGGAAGTCGAGAAACCACGACAGATCATCAACCTACCACATAATTATGAAACCATCCTTAGAGATGCTGAC CAGAAATCGACAGCTCCTTGCCGGACAAGCTCCTTGCCGGACAAGCTCCTTGAACAACTCCAAGCTAAGGTCTACTTAAGCCAGAAAAAAAGG ATGTACTGGGTGGAAAAGAATTCAATAAAAAACTGCTTCATGTTGTTCGCAAGAGATCTTTCAATTACTTGGAGTGACGAAAGTCGTTACTGGCATTGGCAACATCAAAATGATTG TGACGTCTCTTTTGAAGCAGCTGAGCTTGTCAACGTGTGTTGGCTTGAAATTCACGGAATAATCGATACAACAATGCTGTCACCAGAGACTTTGTATGAAGTTGCATTTGTGATTATGCTAAAAGATCAAGCTTATGGTTGGCAAGTTCCTGTAAATGTCAGGCTCGGTCTTCCAAGTGGAAATAAGCAA GAGCGTGTCGAAAATCTAATGAACAAACCTCGAGAGCAATGGATTGAGATTCCGGCAGGCGAGTTTAGGACGTCACCTGAAAATCTTGGCAAGATTGAAATCTCTTTGTTTGAATATCAGGGAGGGATTTGGAAGAAAGGACTCGTCATCAAAGGAATTGTAATTCGCCCCAAAAACtaa